The proteins below are encoded in one region of Chloracidobacterium sp.:
- a CDS encoding flagellar biosynthetic protein FliO encodes MLALVGWQSAVEPPPPAGSGFFWALLQTLAALGIVCAVAYVTLRVILPKLGGLGLRRSAGLVHVVDALPLEPRRTLYVIEVNGKYLLVGASEAGLQIIETLDAAAVEQALAARETAPPLPPFAQAVGRWFLRK; translated from the coding sequence ATGCTGGCGCTGGTTGGATGGCAAAGCGCCGTGGAGCCGCCCCCGCCGGCCGGCAGCGGTTTCTTTTGGGCGTTGCTTCAAACGCTCGCCGCGCTGGGGATAGTCTGCGCCGTCGCCTACGTGACGCTGCGCGTGATCCTGCCGAAGCTGGGCGGTCTTGGGCTGCGGCGGTCGGCCGGTCTTGTCCACGTTGTGGACGCCCTTCCGCTTGAACCCCGCCGTACGCTATACGTCATTGAAGTCAACGGAAAGTACCTGCTGGTCGGCGCGTCCGAGGCCGGCCTTCAGATAATCGAAACGCTGGATGCGGCGGCTGTGGAGCAGGCGTTGGCCGCCCGCGAGACTGCACCGCCGCTGCCGCCGTTCGCGCAGGCCGTCGGCCGGTGGTTTCTGCGAAAGTGA
- a CDS encoding iron-containing alcohol dehydrogenase, whose translation MGFITGNPPLTRPDATFVAPTEIKYGVGKVGNLTIELQLAPDLAERTRVAVFTDPGVAAVGLLDVVRQAFADSDYTIVAVIADVPPESDTEFVKQAAAKLNEQEVSLIVALGGGSVMDTAKIAAVIAAYGGEAGDYEGGFMVPGPITPIIAIPTTVGTGSEVTLAAVVKDNIRRRKLTIGSPFLFPRMAVLDPNMVATLPAKLVAWTGFDALTHAIEAYSCAEREPISAALALGAIELIADNLEAAMQETGPTEARAKMQYAATMAAMAFSNSPVGAVHAIAHSVGALFGIHHGLSNAIALPFVMEFNLPAVAAYYAAVARALGVKDVGQSTEALAEAGIAAVRALKQRCGVPAQYREVGVPTDPDTAAAVTDLTLEDICLSFNPVKAERDAILALVTRTL comes from the coding sequence ATGGGTTTCATCACCGGCAACCCGCCCCTGACCCGACCCGACGCCACCTTCGTTGCGCCGACCGAAATCAAGTACGGCGTCGGCAAGGTCGGCAACCTGACGATTGAACTCCAACTTGCGCCCGATCTGGCCGAACGAACGCGGGTCGCCGTCTTCACCGACCCCGGGGTGGCGGCGGTCGGCTTGCTTGATGTTGTCCGGCAGGCGTTCGCCGACTCGGATTACACAATTGTCGCCGTCATCGCCGACGTACCACCTGAATCGGACACGGAGTTTGTCAAGCAGGCCGCCGCGAAGCTCAATGAACAGGAAGTTTCACTCATCGTGGCGCTTGGCGGCGGAAGCGTCATGGACACGGCCAAGATTGCGGCGGTGATTGCAGCCTACGGCGGCGAAGCCGGCGACTATGAGGGCGGCTTTATGGTGCCAGGACCCATTACGCCCATCATCGCCATTCCGACGACCGTCGGCACGGGGAGCGAAGTGACGCTGGCCGCCGTCGTCAAGGACAACATACGGCGACGCAAGCTGACCATCGGCAGCCCGTTTCTTTTCCCGCGCATGGCGGTGCTCGATCCCAACATGGTCGCCACGCTACCAGCCAAACTGGTTGCGTGGACGGGCTTTGACGCCCTTACCCACGCGATTGAAGCCTATTCCTGTGCAGAGCGCGAACCAATTTCGGCGGCGCTGGCGCTGGGCGCGATTGAACTCATCGCCGACAACCTTGAAGCCGCTATGCAGGAAACTGGGCCGACGGAGGCCCGCGCCAAAATGCAGTACGCGGCGACGATGGCTGCCATGGCGTTTTCCAACTCGCCGGTTGGCGCTGTCCACGCCATTGCCCATTCGGTGGGTGCACTCTTCGGCATTCACCACGGCTTGTCGAATGCGATTGCCTTACCCTTTGTGATGGAGTTCAATCTGCCGGCCGTGGCGGCGTACTACGCCGCCGTCGCCCGCGCCTTGGGCGTGAAGGATGTCGGACAATCCACGGAGGCGTTAGCGGAGGCGGGGATTGCGGCCGTGCGCGCCTTGAAGCAGCGATGCGGTGTGCCTGCGCAGTATCGTGAAGTCGGCGTGCCGACTGACCCCGACACGGCTGCGGCTGTCACGGATTTGACGCTTGAAGACATCTGCTTGTCGTTCAACCCGGTCAAAGCCGAACGCGACGCAATTCTGGCATTGGTGACGCGCACGTTATAA
- the sctQ gene encoding type III secretion system cytoplasmic ring protein SctQ: MSEVPDDPFAFDLFAQPVVAPDEEEVAAAPETEPPRERRWYDALPKLTQVEAASGRELGGAPTWLFGAMFRAAAPRLLTILRTPPELFGISSFGLAEVAANELGRATEDRRFCATLGVGQGDAAVFLQTDAGFAAALVERMLGGSGTPPDSVRQVSSAEAAALEFLLLAMAWDVNAFLGEPALRLTSCARWLSYGHFLSATSDPNAPTRRLVGAVSMKFAEVVGFAEFIFDAAALSALRTLASRVMARPLTDPALALIRQKRLAELAKLQPTLPMAVEVGAFEAAYRELQTLEVGDFVVLETIQSVLQPGEAGSVTVGGTENLRLFGDFDDTLRLIVRDLLPASPLSLLEENVAMPVEETAAPAVALDDLTVTVRVELAARRMRLEEVAQLRVGHVLELGCKPTDPVTLTLDGRPIARGELVDIEGRLGVRITQARS, encoded by the coding sequence ATGAGTGAGGTCCCGGACGATCCGTTTGCTTTCGACCTTTTCGCCCAGCCTGTTGTCGCGCCGGACGAAGAGGAAGTGGCGGCGGCGCCGGAAACAGAGCCGCCGCGTGAGCGGCGCTGGTACGACGCGCTGCCTAAACTAACGCAGGTCGAGGCGGCTTCCGGGCGTGAATTAGGCGGTGCTCCAACTTGGCTGTTTGGAGCGATGTTTCGCGCGGCCGCCCCGCGGCTGCTAACCATTTTACGAACGCCGCCGGAACTGTTCGGGATAAGCTCCTTTGGTCTAGCCGAAGTCGCCGCCAACGAGCTTGGTCGCGCCACCGAAGACCGCCGTTTTTGCGCCACTTTGGGCGTCGGTCAGGGTGACGCCGCCGTGTTTTTGCAAACCGACGCCGGTTTCGCGGCGGCGCTTGTTGAGCGCATGCTGGGTGGGAGCGGGACGCCGCCCGACAGCGTGCGCCAAGTGTCCTCGGCTGAGGCGGCGGCGCTGGAGTTTTTGTTGCTTGCCATGGCCTGGGACGTCAACGCTTTTCTCGGCGAACCGGCGTTGCGCTTGACCTCCTGTGCGCGGTGGCTGTCATACGGACACTTTCTCTCCGCTACATCCGATCCCAACGCGCCAACCCGCCGGCTGGTTGGGGCCGTCAGCATGAAGTTTGCGGAAGTTGTTGGTTTTGCGGAATTTATCTTTGACGCCGCTGCCCTGTCCGCCCTGCGGACGCTCGCCAGCCGGGTGATGGCGCGGCCGCTTACCGACCCGGCCTTGGCGCTGATTCGCCAAAAACGTCTGGCGGAGTTGGCAAAACTCCAACCGACGCTGCCCATGGCGGTGGAGGTCGGAGCTTTTGAAGCCGCCTACCGGGAGTTGCAGACGCTTGAAGTCGGCGACTTCGTCGTTTTGGAAACGATACAATCCGTGCTTCAACCGGGCGAGGCCGGCAGCGTCACGGTTGGCGGAACGGAAAACCTGAGGCTCTTCGGCGACTTTGACGATACACTGCGCCTGATTGTCCGAGACCTTCTGCCGGCGTCGCCGCTGTCGCTGCTTGAGGAGAATGTCGCCATGCCTGTAGAGGAAACCGCCGCGCCGGCTGTGGCGCTCGACGATTTGACCGTCACGGTGCGCGTTGAGCTGGCCGCGCGCCGAATGCGTTTGGAGGAAGTTGCGCAGTTGCGCGTCGGCCACGTTCTGGAACTTGGCTGTAAGCCGACCGATCCGGTGACGCTGACGCTTGACGGCCGCCCGATTGCGCGTGGGGAACTGGTGGATATCGAGGGACGTTTGGGCGTCCGTATCACTCAAGCCCGGAGCTAG